GGCCGCCCGCATCACCGTCCGGGTCGCCGCCCTGGCCTGGCCGTGGCCGCCGAGGCGGAGCCGTTCCGCGAGGTAGATCCCGCCGACGAAGCCGGGGATGGCGCCGAGCACCGGGACCAGGACGAAGCCCAGGAGCGCGCCCACGCCGGCGTAGACCACCATCCGCCGGGTGATGCCGACGCCACGGAAGCGGCGCGGTGGGAGCTGCCAGACGACCACCTGGGTGAGGAGCAGCAGACCGGTCGACGAGGCCAGCAGGAGCCAGGCGAGGTCCGTCCGCTCGTGCAGTGACCACCAGAGCATGGCCGCCCACACCAGCCACGTCCCCGGCACGCCGGGCGCCAGCACCCCGAACAGGCCGAGCAGCATCACCGTCGCGACCATCAGGAGCTGCCACACACCCATCTGCCCAGGGTGCCGGAATCCCGGTGTTCGCGCAGGTCAAGGCAGACGGACGGAGTACGAGGACGTCAACCCGCCGACGGCGGGGGCGGCGGCCACCGGATTCCGCTCGCCCGGCCTCCGCTCAGCCGCGGGCCACCCAGCCCTTCTCGTACGCGTGCCAGCCCAGCTGGAGCCGGGTCGTCACCCCGGTCAGCTCCATCAGCCCCTTGACCCGCCGCTGCACGGTCCGCAGCCCCAGGTCGAGCTGCTTGGCCACGCTCGCGTCCGTCATCCCGGCGAGCAGCAGCGACAGGATCTCCAGGTCCATCACGTCCGGGCCCGGCACCTCCTCCTCGGTGATCTGCGCGCCCGCCCCGAGCCGCAGCGGCAGCGCCTCCCGCCACACCGACTCGAAGAGCCCCATCAGCGATTCGAGGAGCCCGCTCGCGTGCACGACGATCGCCGCCGGCTCCGCGCCCCGCCCGGTCAGCGGCACCATGGCCAGCGACCGGTCGGCGACCACCAGCTTGGTGGGCACGCGGTCCGCGACCCGGATCCGCTCCTCGCGGCCGAGCGCCGCCGACAGTTCGAGCAGCCCGGAGGGAAGGGTGAGCACCTCGCGCTCGATCACCACCCGGTAGCGCACGCCCCGCCCCGCGGCCATCTCCTCCGCGTCGTTCTCCATCCCGGTGACCGCGATGGGCTTGCCCGTCACGAGGGCGCAGACCTCCTCCGTCGCCCCCAGCTGGAGCTGGAGGAAGCGGTGGGTGACGGCGCTCGCTCCGGTCACCACCTCCACCAGGTCGTGGACGGCGGCCTCCGCGGCCTCCGCCCGGTACTCCTCCGCCAGCAGCGCCGCCGCCAGCTCGGCCTGCTCCAGCTCGTGGCGCTGCTGGGTCAGCAGCGCGCCCAGCGCGACCCCCGGGGGCGCCGCCACCCACCGCCCGGTCCTGGCCGAGGACTGCGCGGCGAGCCCCTGCGACTCCAGCCGGCGCAGCGCCCGCTCGGTGTCCCGTTCGGGCATGGCGAGCCGGTGCGCGAGATCGGTGACCTCGGCCGCGCCCAGCGCGACCAGGGCGCGGTACGCGGACTCCTGGCGTTCGTCGAGCCCTATCGCTCCCAGCATGGTTGCCCCACCCCTCGCCGTACGTCCGGCGGACGCCCCGGATCTTCTCGGGACATTCACCGGAGGCATTCGTTCCGTTGGTGACCTGGCGGGAAACGGCCACGGCGTATTCCCGCCTTGCCCATCATCCCTGTACCGCCCTCACCTCTGCCAATGTGGCGCCACCGCAGCACCAACAGCCTCCGGAGACGGGTGTCTTATGCCTTATTTCCGGAATCAGATGGGGAGAGCGATGCGCCCGATTTCGCGTACGGCCCTGGGGGCGGCGACCGCCGCCGTCCTGGCCGTCACCGCGGTCGCGCCGTCCATGGCGAATGAGCCGCAGGACGACACGGCCGGCAAGCGACCGCTGGTAGGCAGCGAGGCCTCGGCCCGCGCCGGCGACCGGACCGCCACGGTGACGCTGGTCACCGGAGATCGCGTCCTGGTCACTCGGGACGCCGACGGGAACCCGGCCGCCACCGCGCTGCCCCGCGAGGACGGCACCGTCCCCCTCGTCCAGACCCGCCGCTCCGGCCAGGACCTGTACGTTTACCCCGAGGACGCCACCGACGCGCTCGCCGCCGGCCGCGTCGACGAGGAGCTCTTCAACGTCACCGGGCTCGTCCGCCAGGGCTACGACGACGCCTCCACCACGACGCTCCCTCTCATCGCGGTCTACGGCTCCGACCTCGCCCGCTCGGTCCCCGCCGCCCCGCGCGGCGCGCAGCGCGGCCAGGTCCTGAAGACCGTCGACGGCGTCGCGCTCAAGGCCGACAAGAAGCAGGCCGCCACCTTCTGGGCCGACGTGAACACCCCGGGGGCCCGCTCCGCCGCCGGCATCGAGAAGCTCTGGCTCGACCGAAAGGTTCAGGCCACCCTGGAGCAGTCGACGCAGCAGGTCCACGCACCCGAGGCCTGGGCCGCCGGCTACGACGGCACCGGTACCAAGGTCGCCGTCCTCGACACGGGCGCCGACACCGAGCACCCCGACCTCAAGGGCCGCGTCACCCTCTCGGAGAACTTCACCGACTCCGAGACCGCCGACGACCGCCAGGGTCACGGCACCCACACCATCTCCACCGTCGGCGGCTCCGGCGCAGCCAGTGGCGGCAAGAAGAAGGGCGTCGCCCCCGGCGCGGACCTCCTCAACGGCAAGGTCCTCAACGACTCCGGATCCGGCGCCGCCTCCTGGATCATCGCCGGCATGGAGTGGGCCGTCGCCCAGGGCGCCGACGTCGTCTCCATGAGCCTCGGCAGCTCCGTCCCCACCGACTGCACCGACCCGATGAGCGCCGCCGCCGAGGAACTCGCCCAGAGCAAGGGCACGTTGTTCGTCCTCGCCGCCGGAAACTCGGGCCCGACCCTCAACACGGTCTCCTCGCCCGGCTGCGCGCCCAGCGTCCTCACCGTCGGCGCCACCGACCGCGACGACTCCACCGCGTACTTCTCCAGCCGCGGCCCGACGATCGTCAACCACACCCTCAAGCCCGAGATCGCCGCGCCCGGCGTCGCCATCTCCGCGGCTGCCGCCGGCGGCCGGGGCGTGTACGCCTACCAGTCCATGTCCGGTACGTCGATGGCCACCCCGCACGTCGCGGGCGCCGCCGCCATCGTCAAGCAGCGCCACCCCGACTGGACCGCCCAGCAGATCAAGGCCGCCCTCGTCTCCTCCGCCGAGAGCGACCTCCCCGGCGACGTCCGCGAGGTCGGCGGCGGCCGGCTCGACGTCAAGGCCGCCATCGACCAGACGGTCCTCGGCGCCTCCGCCGTCCAGGGCGGCACCTTCAACTGGCCGCAGGACGACAGCGACCGCACCACGGTCTCCGTCCCGTACACCAACACCTCCGACGCCCCGGTCACCCTGAACCTGGCCGTAGAGACGGTCGCCGGCAACGACGGCTCCCGCGTGCGGAGTTCGGTCGCCCGCCTCGGCAAGCGCACCGTCACCGTCCCGGCCGGCGCCACCGTCCAGGTCCCGCTGGAGCTCACCCCCGACGCACGCCTGGAGCGCGCCCAGTACGGCGACGTCACCGGCCGCGTCCTCGCCACCAGCCCCGGCGGCATCCACGTCTCGACCCCGTTCTCGCTCTACGTCGAGCCCGAAACCGTCACGTTGCGCGTCAAGTTGATCGACCGTCAGGGCAAGCCGGCCGATGGCGCCTCCTCGCTCGACGTCATCGGCACCGACGACGCCAGCGGCGAGCGCCGCTTC
Above is a genomic segment from Streptomyces sp. NBC_00094 containing:
- a CDS encoding S8 family serine peptidase yields the protein MRPISRTALGAATAAVLAVTAVAPSMANEPQDDTAGKRPLVGSEASARAGDRTATVTLVTGDRVLVTRDADGNPAATALPREDGTVPLVQTRRSGQDLYVYPEDATDALAAGRVDEELFNVTGLVRQGYDDASTTTLPLIAVYGSDLARSVPAAPRGAQRGQVLKTVDGVALKADKKQAATFWADVNTPGARSAAGIEKLWLDRKVQATLEQSTQQVHAPEAWAAGYDGTGTKVAVLDTGADTEHPDLKGRVTLSENFTDSETADDRQGHGTHTISTVGGSGAASGGKKKGVAPGADLLNGKVLNDSGSGAASWIIAGMEWAVAQGADVVSMSLGSSVPTDCTDPMSAAAEELAQSKGTLFVLAAGNSGPTLNTVSSPGCAPSVLTVGATDRDDSTAYFSSRGPTIVNHTLKPEIAAPGVAISAAAAGGRGVYAYQSMSGTSMATPHVAGAAAIVKQRHPDWTAQQIKAALVSSAESDLPGDVREVGGGRLDVKAAIDQTVLGASAVQGGTFNWPQDDSDRTTVSVPYTNTSDAPVTLNLAVETVAGNDGSRVRSSVARLGKRTVTVPAGATVQVPLELTPDARLERAQYGDVTGRVLATSPGGIHVSTPFSLYVEPETVTLRVKLIDRQGKPADGASSLDVIGTDDASGERRFNDGAGDQVYRLRPGSYFLSSFVTTPDAGEGAKLNDSLSYLGRPQVELKKDTTVVLDARKAHKLSVKTDKATELRGATLVFSRSWDDTWLHAGTAAGPRTLRGYYASVEGSADDGDFEFGSYWRAAAPQITSLRTGDGLTLHPLTGTLGSDNLDGTGSARLVDAGTGTPDELKAAGVQGRIALVRLPDDSTNASTLARNAKAAGAVAVVAYHSAPGRWYPAGGFAGLGLPVLSVPSDEATALLGKLAAGEVTVAWQATAKSPYVYSLAFPETGAIRDDRTYRVHDGELGRTDATHGSAGIATDFVDFPSARRPDGVRIGFASLEAVPAPGARTEYYSAGDTTWEPMVGSSFPFGEIMIGTPHTYTPGERRTENWYDGVIAPTAPRDRTGEPVLVAERQGNLIGFADAIWGDNTHYAEPGSFGDIGNLRLSRDGEVLGETGWPFGAFEVPSEAGTYTLEQNTMKIGSKVWARSTSVNSVWKFTSKLDESVYSQGIPILFPRYDLPEDGLKTLAATDGRQIGLTATGHAGYTPAALTSAKLSYSYDGGTTWTEARVSQQGGHWTATVNHAGASGKPVTLKTELTDANGNSVTQTVVRAYDVR
- a CDS encoding DUF456 domain-containing protein; amino-acid sequence: MGVWQLLMVATVMLLGLFGVLAPGVPGTWLVWAAMLWWSLHERTDLAWLLLASSTGLLLLTQVVVWQLPPRRFRGVGITRRMVVYAGVGALLGFVLVPVLGAIPGFVGGIYLAERLRLGGHGQARAATRTVMRAAGTSVLVELFSCLLIVGAWAGAVLWG
- a CDS encoding LuxR family transcriptional regulator; protein product: MLGAIGLDERQESAYRALVALGAAEVTDLAHRLAMPERDTERALRRLESQGLAAQSSARTGRWVAAPPGVALGALLTQQRHELEQAELAAALLAEEYRAEAAEAAVHDLVEVVTGASAVTHRFLQLQLGATEEVCALVTGKPIAVTGMENDAEEMAAGRGVRYRVVIEREVLTLPSGLLELSAALGREERIRVADRVPTKLVVADRSLAMVPLTGRGAEPAAIVVHASGLLESLMGLFESVWREALPLRLGAGAQITEEEVPGPDVMDLEILSLLLAGMTDASVAKQLDLGLRTVQRRVKGLMELTGVTTRLQLGWHAYEKGWVARG